The DNA window tgcagaccttaaactattgtccaatcttttctggtatgggccggaagggattgggaactgccaggttgggcttggtatgggccaagttcgatggttggtggggagattgggctatAGTGGGTCGGGCCattacagttggtatcgaagccgaccttggtgggtatgtgggtttcgtcccttgcgtctagccggggcgcggtgcccgtgtctggcgtgacccacggggacgtgggctcctaaggggggtggactgtgaTGCCCTGCTCTacgtcatatgaggcgaggtgtgggggttactgttctgtgatgaaataccacatcggccaaggaaggtccctgggtgcagaatataatgagctgcagaccttaaactattgtccaatcttttctggtatgggccggaagggattgggaactgccaggttgggcttggtatgggccaagttcgatggttggtggggagattgggctatTGTGGGTCGGGCCATTACATCtagcctccattgtttttctatctctttctctctctagggttttaattagttcttgtgatcttgattgtaaacattggtttttatctataaaattgatgtttattctcattataatgagtggctaagttccctctctagtttctagtcccgaacggtgggtgcaaggtttcgattactcaaggtatgctcaaagaatcgtagcttcgatttctctcttttaatttcgtgatagttgtgtgattggatctatgggaatgacatatttgattgtattcttggattgtctagtctagggattgcatctaatgtgttcgattgagaattgttaaacacattgcatgatttccttaattaattgagtttttcattgcatagctattaattatgtgtattgatgatggggttttgggttaatttaggaatgtgcatgggagagttatggttaattgatctttgagtgtgaaactagggtgttagccaagccaagcccttagggggaacattaatccataatattaggtgcttatccctttgcgttcatcgtagattaagagacccgatggcctacatgtttgaattgaagtcttatatcccaattctctttgaatatgcatgattgatagtatcacacaatgcattgtgtatggttgtgtgtgtttgcaatgataccttgagtatgagaaccgagtagccaccgggacggactagagactaggtttttaattaattgttttaaatccaatttgtgcttactttgattacaaaatcgctcatgctaccgtgtcattcggcccatttcttttacttgcttttatttgatattcattgtgtttattagtgttagctagtcattcgcatatcattcacttcaaatttgcattgcttcctcgtggatcgataccggactcaccggtttattacttgacgataccctacacttggggtaagtacacacacacactttggtgtcggtcatggAACAAGAGGaggggaggagaaaaagaaaagagaaaaagaaaggtgaAGAAAATCCAAGAGAGATAGTAGAATCGGTAGAAGAAAAGGTGGATTACGCTCAACTTGGTTCTAGTCTCCAAGGGTAATGATTCTAACCAACACATCTTGAATCTGGTTCATGTGGTTCTATTTCTTTGAAAATCTGGTTCATGTTGCTAGGTTGAGTTCACGTTGTTTGTTTATAATTGATTCATACTACTAGTTGATGTTCTGAGATTTTGACTgtgtttgttttgatttctttaCCGGAATCTATGTCGAAGTTGCTTGCATGTGGGTTAATTGATTATGATTAGAGATGGTTGCCACTGCACTCGGTTTGCTTATATTCGGTTTTGTTTGATCTGAGATGTTTATATTGTGTTATGTGTTGGCTATTTTTTAGTTGTGTTAGGATGAGATTGAGATGGCTGTCTTGGTTTGATTGATAGGTATGGGAGTGGATGGTATTCAGTTTGATTAGAGAGGGttgctttttgttttttcctttccttacATGTGTGTGGACCACATGTGAATAGAAATTGGTATTTATAGATAGTATGGAAGTTGTGCATATCTGTTAAAGTGTACGtttgattttaatttgaattttgattacatATGAGTATTCAATTTTAACCCTCATATTTGTATTTGGTTTGCGATGTGGCCTGGGCTTGACTCCATTTGGACcgagttggactctatttgggcCAGGATCAAGTAGAGCTTTGAGTAATTTTTAGATTTTGTCCAGATTATTGTGATTTGTAATGAGCGTATATTTGGTCCTTAGGTTGGGTAATTTATTCATATTGGCATGTATAACTTGGGCATTTATTATtcgtattatttttatttactatgagtgtatgaatttaaaatggaatgtaggttatttcaattaaggaaatcataaattgatttcctttatttggattatgagtcttatttgatttcatttatgaatttgccataagttggcaataataggttaaattgatagatgacactttcctaaataattatttataccataagttgatatttaaaatttaacctaccaaaagttggtagtgtattttcattaaacctactaaaagttggtagtgtatttccaaataaaaactatcaaaagttgatagtgttatttcaaaccttttttctaaaactatcataagttgatagtatttttcatacaaactgTTTCTCAAAATAATCATACCTTGCAAAAAGCAAGTGTCCATgagatagccattaaattaattagggtaaccatTTTCatacgggagttgtggggtgcctaacaccttccccacactcaatcgatccccgtacacATTTTTTCTGGTTCGCaagtctttacggtgtccaattgcaccttaaatcaatcgGTGGCGAttctaaatatttttcatcctccaacgccggtccgcgtcgtgaccccggttgcgacatcTATCATCCATAAACATCCATatatatgtggcatgccacataggatAGTTGAttaggcaatttcaaaaatattttgttttcctttattATATGAATAAGCGGGAGCTTCTCTGACACACATTCACACATCCCGAAACATAGAAACACCCGTTGTAGCTCAAAGACCCATACACTCACCTTCTCCCACCCAAACCCATTTTGTAAACCCTAAAGCTGTGATTTTTCAGTAGAGACGATTAGGGGTTCGGTAGTAAGCTCCGCCGACGTCACCAGGTGTTTGATTCAAAAATCGATTTCAGCTGTACAGTGGTATTCGAAAGGAAGAACGAGATAAATAGGTTTGAAACTTCACTTTTCGTATTCTGTTTTTAGAGTGTATTTTTTAGATGATTATTGGTTCAATAAACATCATTGGACTAATAAACTCAATTGATAGTTGTGTTTAATGATGTGGATCAGTTATGAATTTTTACGAGATTAATGATGTGTATTTAGTTTGAGAAATGGGTATATGAAAGTCGGGTATTTACCTGTTTGTAATGAAGCTCAATGATGTGCTTTTAGTTAAAGAACATTACTAGATAAATGCCATGTAATTACCTGTTAGTTTGATGTCATTGATGTGTAGTTAGTCTGAATATTTTTTTGACCTCAATGGCATGTAAAAATCTGATTATTTGAGCTAAATGATGTGTATTTAGTTTGGAGTTTATTATATCAATTCCATGTATTTAACACTATGGTTTTAGCTCAATAATATGTATTTAGCTACAAATGTCTTGGGTCTCAATGTCGTGTAATTACCTGTTAGTTTGATGTCATTGATGTGTAGTTAGTCTGAATATTTTTTTGAGCTCAGTGGCATGTAACAATCTGATTATTTGAGCTAAATGATGTGTATTTAATTTAGAGTTTGTTATATCAATTCCGTGTATTTAACACTATGGTTTTAGGTCAATATTGTGTATTTAGATACAAATGTCTTGGGTCTCAATGTCGTGTAATTACCTGTTAGTTTGATGTCATTGATGTGTAGTTAGTCTGAATGTTTGTTTGAGCTCAATGGCATGTAACAATCTGATTATTTGAGCTAAATGatgtgtatttagtttgaaGTTTATTATATCAATTCTGTGTATTTAACACTATGGTTTTAGCTCAATAATGTGTATTTAGTTGGAAATGTTGTACACATTGATGTGGATTTAGGTAAAAAAGTTGCATTACATGATGTGTATTTATTCCATATAAAAACACTATGCTTATTTTCAAATGTAGGATGACTAAAATGAGGGCACATCGGGTCATGAACTCACACATTGAATCAACTAAGAAGGACCCTGcatcaacaaaagaaagaaaaaggaaatctaATCCACTACAGTATAGATCAAATCTGCTTGGAATACAATCCTTACTCACAGGTCTTAAGTTGAAGAGTGGGCATAAGTTCATAAAAGTGGATCAACTGCATGTCAAGACGAGGAAGCATGAGCAGATAATATGTGATATTATAAGCACATATGATGACAGTAGGGGGGCATTTGTATTGGGGAAGAAGAGAGTTTGTCTGACTGACAATGACATTACACTAATTTTTGGAGTTGTCTCAGGTGACAGACGGGTGAAAATTGGAAGGATGAAAAAACCAATTGACTCTAATTTTGTTGACAAAAGATTCAGAAATGTTAGTAAAATGAAGTCAATGAATATAAAAAATGCAATATATGAGGCATTAGAAGGAAACACGGCTGATGATGTGGATGATGTTGCACGGTTGATGGTTTTATACACTTGTTTGACATTGTTCTTCTCAACTAGAGCTGATTTTTACCGTGGGCTTTCATAAAGTTTGTGGAGGACTTGGACTACATTAAGAATTACAACTGGTCGAAGGCCATTGTGGATAACTTGATGGACTCAATCAAAAAGTACAAGGACAGACCAACAAAGGTGACAGGATGTCTATCTTTGATGTTCGTAAGGAtgcattttaaatttttgttgcaatttttaAAATTGAGGTATTAGTTCAAATACTAATACAAAACTTTTTTCTGTGGATATGTAGTTCTAGTTCTGTGAACACACTACTGTGTTCAACCCCATACATTCTACCATCTTTCCTAGGTTCTTGAAATGGGACCTAAAAGGATGGCCATATAACTCTAAGAACAAATACATGAGAAAACTGAGGGGAGAACAGATATGTAACTATATTGATGActtattacatatttataattgttaattacacatgtatcattttttattacgcatttatattatttattacatTTTATTAGTTATTAATATTTGAGCTAGAATTACAAACAATAAACTAACTATTACACATTTGTGGCATTTAGGTTATCGAAGGTGTCTTAATTATATCTGATATGGAGAAAGAAACCCTTGAGAAGGAACATCCAATTTCAGATTCCGACGACTCTGATGATAGTCCTAGTAGTGAATCTGGCAGTTCTGAGTTTGCAAGCCATGCCTCAAAGTCTAGTGGTATGCCAATCCATACCAAAGATAACACTCCACTGATTGAATTGATATCATCTGTTGAAACAATTGTCAACAGACAtgaggagagaaaaaagaagttaGCTTAAGCCTTGGACAGGGTTAAAATGCTTGAGGAAGAGAGGGCCACAATAATTGAAGAGGCTGCAAATTTGAAGCAAGAAAATATAATCCActtaagagaaagagagaagaagcaaaTTGAATATGAAGTGCTAGATGGGGAGTTCCAAGAGGTAGTCAGAGCTAAGGTGAACTTGGAGAATCAGAATAAAAGTATTATGCAAGAACTCCATTCGTTACGTTCACTAGTAGATACACATGCAACCAAGGGCAttgaggagaagaaaaatgatcCTGAACCAAGACGGACTTCCATGGTTAGGGGGATCAAAACGAAAAATAGCATCCAAAAAGAAGACACAGACTTTGAGTATGGAATTTAAAAAGGAAAGATGTCAAGAAAAAGGCAAAAATGAATGAGAGGGTTGAAGTTTTAGTTATTGGGGAAGTTGATGCATTTGCGGACAGTCACAAGACAattgaaaagaaacaaattcaaacaaGCTCAGATACGTACAAATTCATTACTCCAGAAGACAAGAGGAAATTGATTGACATTGCAAACTCTAAAAAGAACGAGTGAGTAAAATTTTACCaagaattttaattaattatttatatagtaAAATGTGTTTGGATCATATAAATACGTAATTGTGTTTGTCCATTGTGTTTACAGATCAATTTATCTCATTGATGTGTATttaatgtgaattttttttgagctCAATGGCATGTAACAATATGATTATCTGAGCTAAATTATGTGAATTTAGTTTGAAGTTTATGATATCAATACCGTGTATTTAACACTGTTTTTTAGGTCAATCATGTGCATTTAGCTCAATAATGTGGATTTAATGGGAAACTTTTATGATGTTAATGTTGTGTAAATATGTGCTTATTAGAGTTCAATGATGCTATGTTTTTAGCATAATCATGTGTATTTAGGTAAAAATGTATTGGATCTCAATGCCGTGTAATTACATGTTAATTTGATGTCATTGCAGCACTATGGTATGGTCTGGCaagaattttgtgttttggaGTGACATGGTTTCATTGGTAAACAATGATATGGTTTCAAATACTGTAAGTTTGTAATAAACTGAAAGGTTTTGTAATTACTTTGTTTTTGCTCATAATTACAATGATTTTAATTATATCCCATTGTATTGTAGCTGTTAGATGCGAACTCCGAATATCTAATGAGATTGCAAAGCTGCAAACCTGAGATTGTACCTTCAAATGATTACAGCGGACGCTCGTTTGTGGTAACTAGTTGTTGCATGGCTTTACTAAGAGGAAAAAACGAGGAATCAATTCACAGGAACTTGTCAAAAACAACTCATCGAGAATCACAATAAGTTCAGGTATTACATATTCCCACTTCACGTAGCGGGGGTGCACAAAGTTGCCAACCATTGGACTACCCTGGTTTTGGATGTTGAGGAAGGCACTTGGAGTCACTATAATTCATTACTCCTAAGGAGTAAAAAACAGAAAGACCCGTTTCTCAAATATGCTGAGCAAGTggtaaatatttttgataatttctaTTACATTACCATTAATTGCAACTAACTGACTATACATATAATGTTTTAGGTTGCTTTTTACAATGCTTTGCTCCCGAATCCAACTCAATTCGAGGTCCCAAAATCTAATGCCATTACTATGTGGGATACCCCACAACAACTTGCTGATTCGTAAGTTTTAGATAACTAAATGAAATCTAATATTTTAACATTTATAAGTAGTCACATTAATTATTCATACTGTTACTTACAGGGTTGATTGTAGGATCATTGTGATGTATGTGATAGAATGCATTTTCAACCACAACAACATTGGGAAGAAGTTGACCAAAGACGATTTGTGCAACTATAGGGCTCGTCTAGTCCATCAGTTCTTGAATGACAATGATTACTCGTGAGACGGGAATCTCTGCGAAGCCATCCAGATGATGAGTAATTAGTACATTGGATGCTCCATTTATTTTGGGAGATTTTTGTCTATCTAGGGAATGGCGATGTATAAACTAACTTGTGTTTTGTTACACTGAAAGTAGTTGTAAATACACTGGATGTATATGCAAATGCGCTAACTATAGAGCAAAACCTTATCATTAGCCACAAGAACAGTGAGAGCATGCCTACAAATGATGCTCCTAAATTCAAACCTTAAACAAGAACAATCAACATCAGCACCATCATACATAACAGAGAACAATACCTTCTTCTTACCACCTTCTCCATAAAAAATATCTTCATAGACAGTGTAATCCAATGAATACTCACTTCTATTAATTGAGTTTATGCCGCAATATGTCATACCTGTTAATTCCTTTTGAAACTCCAAAAATTTAGCTGTTGTATAAATATGTTGGACTTGCTTCTACATATCATAAACTGTAGAACAAGATATCTACTTGCTAAATGAGTCAAAATCAACCATCTTCTCcttctcaatttttttccttaGTGCATTCTCATATTGCTCAACAAATTGTTTCAATGTAGTTTTTGAATTCACATATCCATCAAAAAATGCATTCATGCTCTCACTTCTACCAGTAGTTGACATCTCagcccaaaaatattttttaacgtATATTGGAACCCAAATCTTCCTTTCCAAAAACAAAGACGTCAACCAAGCATTACTTTCGAGCTGGTACTGGAAAATCATTCTCCTCCAAGAatctacattaaaaaaataaacaaataaatttagAATGAATGTTAACAACAGTGGGTCAATTTACATTATTACAATGTAAAACAATCGAAACACACTGTTATAACTTATATTTACATATCGATTTCAACCTACTATAATAACATTTATAATACGACCAAACACACTGGATCAATTTGTAATCCCATTAACACTTAAACTAATTACATACAAATATGGTTTAATTACATTATAAGTATAAGTAATTAAAGACAGTAACTCACCTTCAAAATCAACAATGCTATGCGAATCATACACAGCTGCTTGCATTGAATTAGCCACATCATCATATTCCCCGTGGGAGCCTAATTTTTCAGGGAGCTTCTTCATTATGTGCCACAGACACAATCTGTGACACGTGTTTGGAAACATAATGGCTATAGCATTTTTCACTGCTCTGTCTTGGTCTGTAATAATACCTTGAGGTGGAACCCCACCCATACATGCTAGCCATGTTCTGAACAACCAAAATAATGTTTCAGTGTCCTCGCTAGAAATTAGCCCACACCTAAGTAGTATTGAATGACTTTGGTGATTCACTCCAACAAAAGGAGCAAATGGTATATCGTACTTGTTTGTGAGATAAGTAGTATCAAATGTAACAACATCACCAAATTCCTCGTAGGCAGCCCTACTACATGGATAAGCCCAAAAACATTCCTCAAACGTCCATTCTCATCCTAATCAATTAGTGAAAAAACCCTTGATTGTTTGTTTGCATCTTCAAGAAATAATTCTGCACCGCATCTGCATTACCTACACCAAGTCGCATTCGCCTCGCTCTAGAAATGTGATTCCGAGTGTCCCTCTCCAAAAAAGATAATTTATCATGACCACCAACTCCTATAACAAAAGAATTGTGGCTCTTGTTGGGTCTGATCCCAGCAATATCATTGATCTCCAACTGCCTTCTTACATGTGGGCTAGTCTCCCTATTGCAAGTGAAAAATCGTGAGTGTGTAGGACTCATATTATGATTGTGCTCATCTTCAAATTTCATAATCTCCCACTTCCCAACCGAATCAAGTCTACCAACCAGCCTCGCTTTACACTCATTCTTAGAATGAGCACAGCGATTCACTAACATTTTCGAATGACTGACATATTTATTAGAACGTTCACTtgtaaaaatcaaatatttgtgtATTCCATTCAAATCCTTTGTTATGGATCTCTTCTTGACATAAAATCCCCTAGCTTGTGCATAAAGCTTATAAAATTCAAACATCTCATCTATAGACTCAAATAACATCCCATTCATCGGCATACTAGACCCAACAACATCACCCAATAGACTTCGACTGTCAACAACATCCACATTATTATCATAATCTTCTTCATCTACGAAATTCATATTTTCACtacaaaataataaacaaaatacaCAATAGTACATAAATCAAAGTAAATACATTGCATTGGAtaacaatgtaattaacctCTGTTTGCCAACAAATACTCTGTATCACataaattcgaaagcatcaaaacaAAACTACAAAATCCTACCTAGAAGAGTCGCTTTCACTCTGCATCATCTTTATTAAACGAGATTTAGCTCCAAGATTCAGATTCAGCCCAAAAAACCACGGTTAATCCCGTATGTAGCAGTAACCTAAGCTTCGTCGTGAAAGTGTGGTTGTCTTCGACGCTGTTACAAGATCATAGAGTATAAACCCTAGCAACCAAGAACACAATGTCGTCACCCATGTAAGAAGGATGAGGGAGACAGACTTTGAAAGATATAAGGAAGAAGGCGGGCTAACCCTAAAGCTAAAGCGGAAAACCACTTTCTATTAAattaattctcctattttttaatcttctttttCCTATGTGGCGTGATGATGTGTAATGCCACATCATTATGTATGTTTATGTATAGATATATTATGGAAGTTAACCATTTTCGAATTAGCACCAAAGATAGAACTTATGCAAACCAAACTACATATATACTCACTACtccccaaacaaaaaaaaaaaaccataaaatctAAACCCCTTATAAACATCATACCACCCACTAATCAGCTCTCCGATTCTTTCTTGCTACAGCAAAAACTGACACTTCTTGATCCACCAAAATAACCAAGCTGCAATTAAAAcaatagtgataaaactaaggtGCACACAAATTTTGAATAAATTACAACTGTAGCCTCTTgcctaaatatattttattcagacttaaaaattatgaacataaaGGTTTTATCAGACAAATGCTTTACTAAAAATAACAACAATGCCACCGTTGGTTCGTTGTTTAACCCTTTTGTGCGACTCTCTCTCTAAATTCACCAAAAACCTCTCCCTTCATTGCATCCATTTGTTGTTCCTGTTGCGCTTTGACCTGAGGGACTAaccacaaagaaaaccaaaaacaaaagtgtggataaacgtccacattatcaattaatttgtttaattaaggataatatctagttggatattaatcaaattaagtatttgatttttgaatggtattatcctgaaagatttgatagacttctaatcaaattagaagacatcaattcttatcccttatgagcctataaatagagggttagtcctttgtatttcacacaccaaataatatacgtaaacgctctctctctcaaactctgATCTTCCGTCTACGTGATCTAGGCTAGTTAGGGTGTGAATAGTGGGAGGACTCTGGTAGCGATCCCCGAGTCCAGACGTGTTCGTAGATCCGTGTTAGTCACCGACGTGCCAACGGTAAGCGACGTGGAACTAAGCAGCTCGATCCGTGAATCTGCGCTACAACAGGTATTCTGCTGTATAAtgatacatgtgtgtgtatgtatgtatatatttttttcaacattggtatcggagcctgtTCATTCAGTTCCCGTATTTATggttaaataggttttaatcatcaattgattaaattgattttaatcttatgattttgtgtaaatcgggtttttttattataaaaacgAAAAGTACTGGTCCAATGAAGTCACAGCTCACCTAGCCATATTGGGCCCAGGTGGCAACGGCCTGTTATTCTTCCACTGCTAGAAGAGGGGAGTTATCGTTGCTCTGTTAAACCACCCTCCTCTCTAAGGACCAAGCAACCATGGGCCTACGCCCAAGTGGGGAAATGAAGGTGTTGAGACATGGTCTCAGCCCATGTAGTCGGGTCTATCGTTGGCTCTTTACTGGCTTGCCCATTCCAAGCTAGGAGTTGGCCCATGAGGCTCAAGTGAAGACTTGGGGTTTCATGGGCCTTAGAGTGGGAGAGACAGCGTGAGGCTGGTTT is part of the Tripterygium wilfordii isolate XIE 37 chromosome 7, ASM1340144v1, whole genome shotgun sequence genome and encodes:
- the LOC120002580 gene encoding protein FAR1-RELATED SEQUENCE 5-like; translated protein: MASPSGQSATGTTNGCNEGRGFCLVILVDQEVSVFAVARKNRRADYENMNFVDEEDYDNNVDVVDSRSLLGDVVGSSMPMNGMLFESIDEMFEFYKLYAQARGFYVKKRSITKDLNGIHKYLIFTSERSNKYVSHSKMLVNRCAHSKNECKARLVGRLDSVGKWEIMKFEDEHNHNMSPTHSRFFTCNRETSPHVRRQLEINDIAGIRPNKSHNSFVIGVGGHDKLSFLERDTRNHISRARRMRLGVGNADAVQNYFLKMQTNNQGRAAYEEFGDVVTFDTTYLTNKYDIPFAPFVGVNHQSHSILLRCGLISSEDTETLFWLFRTWLACMGGVPPQGIITDQDRAVKNAIAIMFPNTCHRLCLWHIMKKLPEKLGSHGEYDDVANSMQAAVYDSHSIVDFEDSWRRMIFQYQLESNAWLTSLFLERKIWVPIYVKKYFWAEMSTTGRSESMNAFFDGYVNSKTTLKQFVEQYENALRKKIEKEKMVDFDSFSK